In Brassica napus cultivar Da-Ae chromosome A3, Da-Ae, whole genome shotgun sequence, the sequence ttacaaaactataattaaaaaaaaaaaacattgcagACTGTTTCTGCCAAGAAATGGGACAAAACAGAGAGAACCAACAGAGATACAATCTACGGATAAagcatttaaaataataatgtagAAACATTGTTTCGTCAGAcaatgaaacaaaaacagagaagCAAGCAAGAGGGACGTCCAACATTTTTCCCCAACAATTACTACAATTCCTCAACAACGTCACATTATTATAATCTATGGATTCAACATTCCACGGTCTCTCATCTGAAGCAATAACCAGAACTAACACTCTAATAATGATGAACAGAGATATGCAAAAGTACTTGAAAGAAAGCACACATACCAGTATGAAAGCGCGGCGCTGCCCTATGCGCTTCTTCGCATTCCTTCTCTTCACACTACCCTTGTTGGGATTGTTTGAAGCAATTGGCTCCCCAGGAGTATACTGAACATATGCATAAGGCCCTGCATTTTCCTCAAAATCTTTTAATTCACCACAAACAACATATATTCTCTGTCTACATCAACTTATTAAGTAAGAACACTCTCAACTTCAGATTTAAAACACAATCACAAGTTCCACCTAAAGTAACACAAGATTCACACTAAACTCTAGTTAAATAAATACACTAACTCGAATTCAATCACACAGCACTCAACAAAGCATCAAACCTGGAGGTTTAAGTTTGAATCTTTTCTTCTTGGGATGAGCCATGGGTCGTCTCTTCGGGAGCCGAGTATCAGTTAAGCTCAAGCTATGAAAATGAGTAGCCATCGCAATCCATGGCAACCTCGATCCACCGAACAAGGAGCATAGCTCTGGTTTCGCAGCCGGGATCGCCGGCGCAGAGGAGCAGCTAGAGGCGACGCGCGAAACTAGGGTTCTTGATAATGGACGGAGAATCGATCTAATCGCACCGAACCCCATTTCACCAAAGCATCAGCGGAGGAGATTTTGCGATCCCTCTGAAGACCACGGTGAACTATTATTGGGCTAGTGAGCCTTTGATTCTTTAAAAGTGGGCCTGATAAGGGCCCATAATACACGCACGTCAGATTATACGTGATTTTGTATATCgtattaaaactaaaatcatGTAGatgcaaaaaacaaaaaatatatatatgtgtttattgtCTGAAGATATGGAGCTGGAGACTGGAGAGAGACTTGCGTTCTAATTTTCTAACGACAGTTATCGCAAATTATGCCACATAAGGAAAGCGTATATGATACCATTTACGACTATGAAACCCATTTTGTAAAATATGGATATGGTAATTACCATATTGATACAGATTTAAATATCCAGTACTGATCATCGAAaccaatataaatataaatcactctcgttcatttttttcaaaggAAAACAAAACTTTCAGCTACATATATAGTTTTCTTCACGAGTTCATATATATCAAGCATGTTTTCCTCAAATCGTCAGACAACAAGGCTGGTCCGTCTTCAATCGTTTTCATGTTTCCTCATTTCATGTATTGATAATTCTTGCGACTTGTATGTTACCTTTTAAAGATTATTCGAACGTTAATTTTCTTGCAGACTTGTGGGTTCAAAgtgaacactaactcacccgaGTGGCACAAGAGCATGACGAAAATCCTCAAGAAAATCAAAGGTTTGTAATTTCATATACACGTACATTTATATGTACGGTCTCAATAATTCTTTTTCTGGTTATGGTTTATATATGGTTTAGGAGGAAACTTTTGGATAGACGTGGACGAAGGAATGGCATACGTAACGGGTCAAGGAGACCCAAACAAGCTATTGAAATTGATGGCTTCAGGGAGAGGCAAAGACGCTGAAATGGCCTTTGTGAAAACCGGAATACACTCTTACTTTGGCCAGACAACGCCTTATTGGCCGGTTGATATGAATTTGAGCTACCATCCATCTTCGTCTCGCAGTTACTACCTTTCAGGGCCGCCGGTGATGCAACCTTACCAACATCAATACCCTTATCAGGCTGGATATGGTTATAGTTATTATTAGGGCTCTATGTACTATTTTATATAACCAGGTCGAGATCAAGCGAAacccttcttttttttaatcagttaGGGTTATCTGCTTGTATCcgaattttatttttgctttatttgatttaaattcTCTCTGCGTTTTATTAGTATTAGCAGAAGaggatcttcttttttttgtcagcaaaaaaataataattaatttatctgtttctttaaatgtttttgaaattttgtatgAATCCGATGATTACTCATTGAAGTTTCAAGGGAGTTTTGAAGTTCGTATTTTCATGATTGCATAATTTTCCATTTTCCTTAAAGGTAAAAGATGGATGTTGGTTCATACAAATCCTTCaactttatataaattattaagacCCATATAATGCGAAAAGCATATCCATCTAGATTCTCTTCAAGGGAAAGCTCAACGGATTTTTCACTTTTCAGGATAAGATATATCGTCTTTGATAACTTTGAACGTGTTTGCATCCATAACTAAAACAtgtctttcttcttttcttgatCAAAACCAAACATGCCTAACTAATGATCTTTACCATCTACATTGCCAAAACTTTATTTTACGTACACTACAAGAACGTTTGAGGTGTAGAGTGAAGTTTTTCTGATACATATTGCTgtaaatctaataaaaatatttctaaatgaCATGCTCAAAACTCTTTATGCCCCCCCCACCGACCTGTTACCCATTGCCAGTtcgttattttacttattacCATTTATGCATCCAAAAAAAACTCTAGAGTCTCTCCTGCTTGTCACCAACTTGGTGAATGTAGATGGAAAGTCATCTTTCTTGGCCTCAGCAACTTTGTACATAATCACGCATGTCACGGGAGATTTTTTGTTTCAATCTCattagattttttgtatattgtCAATGATATAGTGTGACGAGACTTGCGTCGTAATTTTATACCACCAAAGAATTTGGATCATCAGAGTTCCACATAAAGGTAGAAAATATTATACCATTAACGACAATAATTCCAAATATGGAACCCTTGATGTGAAATATCGATATGGTTAATTACCATATAAATACAGATTGAAAATCggatattatattatattttgttaacaaaatccaatataaaattttgaaatttgaaactgATATACGATACTGTAGTGTACACCACTCTCGTTCATTATGCAAAGAAAATTTAACAAAACTTGCAATTCACACAACTCAATACAGTTGTCTTCATGAATTCACAAAAGTGACAAGCATAATTTTTTGTCAAACTTCCAGAAAACTACAAGGCTGGTCCGTTTTCAATCTGTCACTAAAATATTCATGATCATACTTCTTATTTTGTATTGATAATTCTTGATTAAGACTGTTCGAACGTTTTATACTGACTTGCGGGTTCAAAGTGAACACAAACTCTCCCCAATGAAAAGCATGACGATCTCAAGAAAATCAAAGGTTTGATCTTTgacataaacataaaattatatatcgtGTGCATCGTTAAATACCATTTTGTAAAATTGAAAATgcttttttaatgattttagaaGGGAAATTTTGAAAGACATGGACGAAGAAATGGCATATATTATGGGTCAAGCTGATCCTCACAACCTATTGAAACTGATAGGTTCGAGCAGAGGCAAGGATGCTGAAATGGCCTTCGTGATATCTGGAAGGCGACATCAAAACGCCTTATTGAGCGGATATGAGCTACATTCTTTTAATATCGTCTTATGCTTGATTACTTTTCTCTGAAAAGCTTCTGTggttgttgtcaaaaaaaaaaaaaaagcttcagTGGTCGTTTTGCCATGAACGCCTTATTTAAACATAATTACATCCGTATCCAAACAAAGCCAATGAGGCTTCCCATCTTCAGTTAAGAAACACCACCATTATgccttattttcttttaaaaaaactgtCTTTTTAAATCACATCCATTGCgagcaaatatttttttttggagaagtatacaaaagtaaaaaagcAAAAGCAACTGGATAAACAaagcaaaataataattcatcaAATTCACTAACACATCTTATCAGATGAGATTAAACAAGAATCATCATAAGATTCATAACAGAGGGGGGACAAGTCATAACTATGATTTCAAGAGTAAATAAGAAGCAATTAATCCAATATCTTAAGACAGAAGACATGTAAAAGATAAAAGGTGTAGTTAAGCCAAGTGTTTGGCAATAGTAGACTGAAGCTCATCTTTTTGGGCGCCAACAACTTTGTCCACAATCTTCCCTTCTTTCATGAACATGAAGGTTGGCATCGACTCAATCGCCCAGTCACTCGCCACTGACTGttccatacaaaaaaaaaacaaaaaggtaaTTTTGTGAtcatagaaaaattaaaaacaatctaTATCTCAACAAAGAGGATGAATAAAGAGAAAACTCGATTGATATTCTGTATTGTTACCTTTAATTCGTCAATATCAACCTTGAGAAAAATCACATTAGGGAGTTTCTTAGCTAGATCAGCAAAGAATGGAGCTATGAAACGACATGGTCCACACCAAGAAGCCGTGAAATCAACCACCACCTTCAACAATTTAACCATCTCATGAATCATTTCATTGaatttttataacaatacaatgatgaaaagacatGTTAaacgtttgatcaaaaaaaaaagatgacatgtTAAACAACAAAGGCTAATCATATGTCATAACAATGCTAAACCTACAATAGACTGCTAATATCACATTTAATAATAGTCGTGACATTTGCCTTCAGGGTAAACATTTTTTCTAGCGTCTTTTAATTTCgtagaaacataaaaaatatgacCTCTCGTCAATGTGATCGATTCTAGGCTTCTAGCCCTAGAATCTAACATGGTAattcagattcagattcatgGTAACATACTAACATGTACGTATAGATATGTCGCATGTTAATTCATATATGGTGTGTCAAGCATGGATCTAAGCTGCAAAAAACAAACGAATTGTATTATGAGACAGATCGAGACAATGAAAAGAGATTACAAGAGTTTTGGAGTCATTGCCCTTTTGGAGTTGCTCGTTCCATGCTTCCACGGTGTGGCACGCGATCACTTGTCCTTCTTCCCCAGCCATCTTTCCACAGatcttctctctgtctctcctTTCTCTTTATCTTTTTGCCTGTGTTGTTGTTGATCTGTTTCTGTTTAGCATGCTCTCCTTTCTCAAATATAGTCacataaaaattacaattttgcCATCAATATTTTCAGATTCTCTCCCTTATTGCACGCGTGATTTTATTTCCCATAATAAAACCCACAAAATATGCTACCTTCCCTACTTTACTCAAATCATAAATATTCCCACTTTACTCTTACGGCTTTTGTTTTCTGACAATTTACACCCTCTGTTTTACAAACTAGGGGTGGatgttcgggtacccgttctgGGTTCGAATCagatattttagattttcgGGTATTTGGATAGAGAGGTGTAAAACCCGTTAGGGTATTTATGAACTTCGGGTCAGATTCAGATATTTTTAGTTCAGATTCAGTTATTTCGGAtcaggttcggatatttagattttcaaaaaaatattaaatttttcatttctcatatttcttgtatttaaaaatataactttcacttaactaattttttatttttaatagatttggacataacattttaaaactaaaaagacattaatttggctattattttttaaaattttagatgtaactttttgttaatttttgaaataaaaagtttgacatgcattttaaatgagtaacaaatcattttctccgtaattatatgtatatcatATAAACTTAAAGTACGTGtattatcaatataaatatttttttttataaaatgaaagatgtaaactagaaatataagatTAATTAAACATATGTTTGGATATCCATTATGATTCGGATATTACTCgtttgggttcggatatccaatctctcctaattcaaaATACCCATTAGAATATTTTGTTACTTCGGCTCggattttggtttgggtttaggagaGGCTTCAGATATCGGGTAAAGTACCCATCCCTATCAGTAACGATGGATAATGAGCTTGTTTGGGTCCTCGGTTTAAAGTAATCCTCTCTATCGTCTCCACGAAAATAGACGACATAACGTTCGGTCCAAAACGGCAGGCTGTTTGATCACGAAACAATAATACGACATCGTTTTGGACGTATACTAACCGGAGATTCTGGGTCGCCTGCCTTCTGCTACACACTGATTCCATCGAATGCAAATAATCTGCCATTGAGTTTTGATACATCACTCCCGAAGCTGAAACGAAGATGAGGAAACGCGATCTGGCGATTCTGATGCTCTCTGGATTTGCTATCTTCTTCACTCTTCAGGTGAGATCCCTCCCCTCTCACTAATCGTCTGCAACCTTTGAAATGTTCGAATTCGTTCTATGATTTGTAGAATTTCTCAAATGGAATCTTATTATTGATTCGTATATAATATTCGATTCGATTTTGGTCAGCACGAGGGCGATTTTGCGTTCAAGGAAGCATGGTTCCATCTCTACGATGATTACCCAGTCAAACACGAATCCGATCGTCTCCCTCCTCCTCTTGTAGCTGACCTCAACGGCGATGGCAAGAAGGAGGTCCTCGTCGCTACAAACGATGCTAAAATTCAGGTAAAAAAACGGAATGATTCGCACCTTAGTGCTTATGGTTTTGACTGTTAAGTGTTGATGTTTTGGTGGATTAGGTCCTGGAGCCTCACTGGAGGCGTGTGGatgaaggcttcagtgaagcacGTGTTCTTGCTGATATCTCCCTTTTGCCTGACAAGATCCGTGTTGCCTCCGGGAGACGCGCTGTGGCCATGGCTACTGGTGTTATTGATAGGTATTATAAAGATGGGACACCGCAGAAGCAGGTTTTGGTCGTTGTTACCTCTGGTTGGTCTGTGCTTTGCTTTGATCACAACCTCAAAAAGCTCTGGGAAACGAATCTTcaggtttattttttttaatcctttTTGTCCTTTGTTCTGTATGTTATTTGTCTTCTTCTTACTGATATTGATTGGAATAACAGGAGGATTTTCCGCATAATGCACACCATAGAGAGATATCAATTTCGATTAGCAATTACACGTTGAAGCATGGTGATACTGGTTTGGTTATTGTTGGTGGAAGGATGGAGATGCAGCCTTATGTATGTACAAGGCAAAATTTCCTCTGTTGATTTCCTATTTAGCATGTGTTATTGCTGATGGATTGTTCTTGTCGTTTTAGAATCACATGGACCCATTTGAGGAACTTGGCATTACAGAGCAAAATGCTGAGAAACACAGGAGAAGTGCTACTGAGAAACAGGTACACAAAAGTTGTGCAGTAATTAAGATGTTCTTGTTACACATTTTGTCTAGGAGATGTGTTTGGACTGTTTAGTAGAATAACTTGCAAAGCTTCTTTTCAGCCCACTGAAGATTCTGGAGGTGTAAACTTGCGTCACTTTTCCGTTTATGCATTCGCTGGCCGGACTGGTGTTCTTCGATGGAGTAAAAAGACTGATGTCAGTTGTTTCTCCTTTATGCCCACTTCTTTCTTTACATATAGCTTAACTGGATATTTAGCTGCAACAGATTTGCTGGTCTGATTGATAGAATATTCTGTTTTCTTCCTCTTCTAGGATGTTGAAGCTCACACCTCAGATGCGTCACAGCTAGTTCCCCAACACAATTACAAGCTCGACGTGCATTCTATAAATAGCCGTCACCCTGGAGAGGTAAAGTTAACTCGTTCTCCATTGATCATTGAGCGATATAGCCTGTTCTAGTTGTCTTTTAAAGAGATTTATAATTGCTTTGGAAACTGAGATGTGCTGGACTGAAGTTTGAATGCAgggaatttagagaatcaattCTTAGTGTTATGCCCCATCACTGGGTAAGTCTTATGCTTCGTACTACATGCTTCGGCTCCTTAGTTTAATATGCTTTAAAATATTCTGTTCTGAAGGACGTTGTTGTCTTTGTATCCAGGACCGACGGGAAGATACATTATTAAAGCTTGCTCATTTCAGGCGACACAAGAGGAAGACATTGAAGAAGCAAGCTGGTAAGTCTACAACTTTTCCGTTTCACAAACCTGAGGAACACACACCAGCTGGGAAAGACTTGTCGAGAAAGATTCCGAAATTGATTGGGAAGGCTGCACGTTATGCTGGCTCGGCAAAACCCAAGAAGGTGAAAGCTCTTACTAAACGTGAAGTACCCACATAAAAACACTCATATTCGTGTATATGACAGCTAAGCACATGTTGATGCAGGGAATGCAATACATACCGACTATAACTAACTACACTAAGCTTTGGTGGGTTCCTAATGTTGTTGTGGCTCACCAAAAAGAAGGAATTGAAGCTATTCATTTGCCTACTGGTCGAACTCTTTGCAAGGTAGCTGTTACTTCAGATCATGAACACAAGCTTTACAATATCACGAACCCGTTTTTAATGTGTTAGCTTCCTTAAACTCAGCTTCATCTGCTGGAAGGTGGGCTTCACGCCGACATAAACGGAGATGGTGTACTCGACCATGTCCAGGTACACATTAGACACCTCTCCCGCTTTCCCTTCATTGTCTTTACAATGGATCTTCAATACTTTACATTCTCTGTGCGCACCTTAGGCTGTCGGAGGCAATGTTGGAGAGAGAACTGTAGTTAGCGGATCAATGGAAGTATTGAAGCCTTGCTGGGCAGTGGCAACCTCAGGCGTTCCCGTCCGAGAACAGCTCTTCAACGTCTCGATCTGCCATCACACCCCCTTCAACTTCATGCACTACGGAGAGTTTTCACGAAACTTTGCACAGGCAAGAGACACATCCTCTTTGGAGATTGCAACTCCCATTCTCATCCCCAGAGATGACGGTCATAAACACAGAAGAAGTCACGGAGATATAATCTTCTTGACAAATCGTGGAGAGGTACTTTCTGATGATCCAATCTCTTTTAACTTCTTGAACTTTGAATCTCGTTCAATAGCTAATTGCTTTCCCTACCAGGTGACATCATACACGCCTGATGTGCACGGCCGCGAGCCACTCTGGCAGTGGCAGCTTCAGACAGAAGCCACATGGTCGAATCTCCCATCTCCATCTGGTTTAACCGAGTCAGGGACAGTAGTCCCAACCCTGAAACCATTCTCGTTGCGCATTCATGATAACCAGCCTATGATCCTCGCCGGAGGAGATGAAGCGGCAGTCATCATATCTCCAGGAGGAAGCGTATTGGCTTCCATCGAGTTACCGTCACAGCCGACTCATGCACTCATCACTGATGACTTCTCCAACGACGGATTAACGGATGTGATTGTGATGACATCAAATGGGATATACGGGTTCGTTCAGACCAGACAGCCAGGAGCTCTGTTCTTCAGTTCGTTGGTGGGATGTATCTTAGTAGTAATGGCAGTTATCTTCGTTACTCAGCACTTAAACTCCGTTAAAGGTAAGCCTCGACCTTCCTCTAGCTTTATATAAATAAAGCCTTGGGGGGGTGGGGAGGGTTTCTTCCTCTCTACGGAAGTTGAACCGGTTCCATTAGCGGCGGCGCTTTACCCACACCGGTTTTGGTATACCGGAGTAGATTCAGTGTTTCAGCTTTGTAATTTTATCATATACTATTACAGAATTCTCTATAAGTGAAaatggtagaggggaatgttttaggtcttttttttgtttctctcagtTTTAATGTTTAAGTTGCAAGTGTTGCTGTGACATTTATTTAATCAAGAGAGATTTTTCTAACACTGGTCAaatctttatttatattttcatataatctaGATTCTGGAGACTAGATACATCTCAAACTTCAAAAGATAATGTTTCTGAAATTTGCAATTGAATCAGCattatataatacatttatCAAGCATATGTATAAGATCAAATGCATGTATAAGCAGTCTTGTTAAactataaactaattaaaacattatttttcttGTATTATTCCTTCTTCAAATGTTCTAGCGTGGTTGTGATCTTTTCATGTGAGGCTATGACTGAATAACGATTCAAGAAAAACCAATAAATGAAATTTGTTTATGGAAACCTAAATACTAACGGACTTAACGAGGTGTCCAACCTCGTGATCATTTAGTAGTGAGATAGCCCAGCCCAAAACTAGAACTACGTCTTTCAAACCCAAACATGTTTACGTATTTGTAACGGTGCCGTTTTATTTTGGGTCATCTCTTGGTCTCTGCTATCCCAATTTACGCTTCGAAATTTACAGTATCAAAGTTACGTATACACACTTTTGGCAGTTCCATTTCTTTCCACTACCAcccaagaaaaaataaattattatttttactaagtgttaaattttttcttgataaaaGAGAAAAGATTGAGAAATAAAGAAAGGAACAAAACTCTCACCTCTTCTCTAGTCTCAATCTTACAAAACTCACACTTAGTAAAATTTAACACTAGAGAGGCTTGGGCAGGACTAGTATCATCACCATATTCAATGCTTTTACCAAACTCTCACCTCTTCTTCTAGTCACAAGACCAACACCACcacccttcttcttcatctctttctctcttccttcaccGACATCTCCTCCAAACTCCTCTCTTACTCAGGTATTCCAATTTTCTTCACGAACTTCAGGGTAATTAACTGTGTTTTCTAGAGGGTTTCTCTtcgcatttttttttcttatggttTTGAGATTGACATGAAAAGAGGAATCTCTGTTCGTTTCAGCCATGTGTCCGAACGaaaccgttttttttttggacgtTTTTAAATTTTCGGTTTTATTTGGTGAGTTTTTAATATTCTATTTGGTGGGTTTTGTCAGGAAATGGAAAGTGTTGAACTTTCGTTGACGAACATGGAGACGGCCGTCAACGCTGACGGAGCTCAGAATGGCGACGAATTCTCCGTTGACGACTTGCTTGACTTCTCATCAAACGACGACGTTTTCTTCGACGATGGGGCTGAATTGAAAACGCAACGAAATAAAGGAGTCTCTGTTTCCTCAAATGACGAAACTACCCTTAAACGGAGCAACGACTTCTCTACCGCCTGTGAGCTCGCCGTTCCGGTAATTAATTTTATTCTTAATTTTCcctattttttttcctaatttaatCTAATATTTGCAGTTATTTTCCAATGTTAGACGGATGAATTAGCGGAACTCGAATGGTTATCCAACTTCGTAGACGACTCCTTCGCACCGTACTCAGCTCCCACGAAGAAACCGGTTTGGTTAACCGTAGACAGGAGACACCCTGTAACACCGGTTAACGTCGGTTCGTGCTTCAAAGCCCCTCTCCCGGTTAAAATCAGAACCAAACGACCAAGAACCGGAGTCAACTTATGGTCTTCTCTAACCGACTCGCCTTCGAGTTCTCCAACatcgtcctcctcctcctcttctggTTATTCAAGCCCTCTATGGCTCTCCGGCGCTGAGTTTCTCGACGAGAAAGCGGTTGAGAgacagaagaacaagaagaagaagaaacagttCTTGTCGTGGGAGGCTCAGTCGCAGACGCGGCGGTGTAGCCACTGTGGCGTTCAGAAAACGCCGCAGTGGAGAGCAGGACCCTTGGGAGCGAAGACGCTGTGCAATGCGTGTGGTGTGCGTTTTAAGTCGGGTCGGTTATTGCCCGAGTATAGACCCGCTTGTAGCCCAACGTTCTCCAGTGAGCTCCACTCGAACCACCACCGTAAAGTCATTGAGATGCGTCAGAAGAAGGAGACGTCAAGAGATGCTGAACATACCGGAATGAACCAGCCGGTTCAGTCGGTTCAGGCTGTGCAGAGCTTCTGAAGATATTAGGGATCCGACCCGGTTAACTCTTAGCATTATTAACTGCTTTGAAATATTGTTActtgaattttgttttgttttaacttttaagtaaCTGGTAATGATTTAAAACTTCAAAGCTGATATATTTTTCGTTTCGCGTTAATATGTTTTTGGCATCGTTCACAATATATCTACTtcataataatatatagttttcaacttacattttgaaaatttgaatgaGTATGCCGTATGGACAGTGGAGAGTCAATATGAAACCGTTCGTAATTTCAATACTTTTAATTGGGGACACTCCAAACCCATGTCTCCATCATTTCAATTTGGTACAACGCCATGATCGTTATCAGTGGTTCCTTTTCTAGTCATGAATGTAtgcaaaaaaaacattgaaaataCAGATGcatatacaatatttattttatgtttttactcAATATTGGCAAATATCaaaggtatatatatacaagacCAGTTGAAATTATTTGAATGTAATATGAGGAAAGCAAAACTATGGGGAGGCTTGATTTTTAGGGTTGGCAAGGACTTGGTATATAAGTAACAGATAATCAATTAGTTAGGTGATTATTAATTCACGAATAATAGCAAATAGGTACAAATAAAATTGGTCAAAGTATTTGTTGGTCAAAACAAAATTACACTCGTTAATGTAAATTACACTCGTTGTGCTCAACACTACGATTACAGCATCTTGTGTAGTCAACATCATGCCAGGAAATGTTTTAAATCTCTAATTTATTGGAAtctttttcatattatataagtTTAAATGTTCTACATAACATTTTAAGTTATAGCCATTACTTTCTCTCTTGTGTATCTATACAATTGACATATCATAAACTTGGAATTGGAAGTGCTGGATTAACGTATTGGGCACACTGTCTGGTTGACTAATATATTAGTCTGCGTCGTTTTGGTCTTTGGAGATTGGATGCGTCCTTCTAGACTTCTGGTGATGTGCAATACTGCCAATTTTTGGACTATTAGTAATATTCGTTGACCATATCTTTGAGGTTAGCAAGAACGAACCCCAAATTCACTAAGTAAGGAGAAGTAAAACTTCCCCTCTCATACTTTTTCTTTCTACCTCTCTCTACTATCtctataaaaatctaatttcccTTTTGTTTTTGGGCAAATAGTGGTTGTACAACTGACCAAGTGCATATAATTTTCAAGGCCTGATGCGTTATTGCTACGGTTAACCATCGTTGGCGTTTGGTTCGTCATCACAAGAACATTTTCCCACATCCAATAATAACGTGCATACAACCAAACTATTCATACACGTGGAAGAAACATCTCATATACGTT encodes:
- the LOC106440021 gene encoding uncharacterized protein LOC106440021, with protein sequence MGFGAIRSILRPLSRTLVSRVASSCSSAPAIPAAKPELCSLFGGSRLPWIAMATHFHSLSLTDTRLPKRRPMAHPKKKRFKLKPPGPYAYVQYTPGEPIASNNPNKGSVKRRNAKKRIGQRRAFILSEKKKRQGLVQEAKRKKRIKEVERKMAKVARERAWEERLAELQRLEEEKKKSMSS
- the LOC106444322 gene encoding thioredoxin H1, which translates into the protein MAGEEGQVIACHTVEAWNEQLQKGNDSKTLVVVDFTASWCGPCRFIAPFFADLAKKLPNVIFLKVDIDELKSVASDWAIESMPTFMFMKEGKIVDKVVGAQKDELQSTIAKHLA
- the BNAA03G41100D gene encoding uncharacterized protein BNAA03G41100D, with translation MFSSNRQTTRLTCGFKVNTNSPEWHKSMTKILKKIKGGNFWIDVDEGMAYVTGQGDPNKLLKLMASGRGKDAEMAFVKTGIHSYFGQTTPYWPVDMNLSYHPSSSRSYYLSGPPVMQPYQHQYPYQAGYGYSYY
- the LOC106442462 gene encoding uncharacterized protein LOC106442462 — protein: MRKRDLAILMLSGFAIFFTLQHEGDFAFKEAWFHLYDDYPVKHESDRLPPPLVADLNGDGKKEVLVATNDAKIQVLEPHWRRVDEGFSEARVLADISLLPDKIRVASGRRAVAMATGVIDRYYKDGTPQKQVLVVVTSGWSVLCFDHNLKKLWETNLQEDFPHNAHHREISISISNYTLKHGDTGLVIVGGRMEMQPYNHMDPFEELGITEQNAEKHRRSATEKQPTEDSGGVNLRHFSVYAFAGRTGVLRWSKKTDDVEAHTSDASQLVPQHNYKLDVHSINSRHPGEFECREFRESILSVMPHHWDRREDTLLKLAHFRRHKRKTLKKQAGKSTTFPFHKPEEHTPAGKDLSRKIPKLIGKAARYAGSAKPKKGMQYIPTITNYTKLWWVPNVVVAHQKEGIEAIHLPTGRTLCKLHLLEGGLHADINGDGVLDHVQAVGGNVGERTVVSGSMEVLKPCWAVATSGVPVREQLFNVSICHHTPFNFMHYGEFSRNFAQARDTSSLEIATPILIPRDDGHKHRRSHGDIIFLTNRGEVTSYTPDVHGREPLWQWQLQTEATWSNLPSPSGLTESGTVVPTLKPFSLRIHDNQPMILAGGDEAAVIISPGGSVLASIELPSQPTHALITDDFSNDGLTDVIVMTSNGIYGFVQTRQPGALFFSSLVGCILVVMAVIFVTQHLNSVKGKPRPSSSFI
- the LOC106444323 gene encoding GATA transcription factor 6-like: MESVELSLTNMETAVNADGAQNGDEFSVDDLLDFSSNDDVFFDDGAELKTQRNKGVSVSSNDETTLKRSNDFSTACELAVPTDELAELEWLSNFVDDSFAPYSAPTKKPVWLTVDRRHPVTPVNVGSCFKAPLPVKIRTKRPRTGVNLWSSLTDSPSSSPTSSSSSSSGYSSPLWLSGAEFLDEKAVERQKNKKKKKQFLSWEAQSQTRRCSHCGVQKTPQWRAGPLGAKTLCNACGVRFKSGRLLPEYRPACSPTFSSELHSNHHRKVIEMRQKKETSRDAEHTGMNQPVQSVQAVQSF